From Eptesicus fuscus isolate TK198812 chromosome 13, DD_ASM_mEF_20220401, whole genome shotgun sequence, the proteins below share one genomic window:
- the LOC103303470 gene encoding tripartite motif-containing protein 5-like isoform X2 has product MASGVLMNIKEVVTCPICLEILTEPMSLDCGHSFCQACITANNKESMISEGESSCPVCRIRYQPENLRPSLHLANIVEVLREVKLSPEEEQKSDLCVHHGEKLLLFCQEHGKIICWLCERSQEHRGHHTFLMEEIAQEYKEKLQKALDSLIAKQQKAEKLGADLEEETTSWKNLIENESQSIQDYFKELRGILDHEEQKELQRLEEEESDVLSCLAQGGSELTKQSQLLRDLIWDLQCRLQGSTAKMLQDVNGILQRSMTFTLKKPETLSKKQRRVFQVPDLRGMLEVFNELTEARRYWANVTLDRRRPKSNIAIPEDEREVRSEFGDYYQKARGPYEREDYDDYGVLGLPSITSGKHYWEVDVSQKSAWILGVCVGKYPWVCKNHQPVCSRYQPRNGYWVIGLQNYSEYQAFVDSASSNPSSLTLFLTIPPRRIGVFLDYNDCTISFLNITNHGFLIYKFSSCCFNREIYPYFNPMKCSDSLKLCSPSS; this is encoded by the exons ATGGCTTCAGGAGTCCTGATGAACATAAAGGAGGTGGTGACCTGCCCCATCTGCCTGGAGATCCTGACAGAACCCATGAGCCTGGACTGTGGGCACAGCTTCTGCCAAGCCTGCATCACTGCAAACAACAAGGAGTCCATGATCAGCGAAGGAGAGAGCAGCTGCCCTGTGTGCCGGATCAGGTACCAACCTGAGAATCTGCGGCCTAGTCTGCATTTGGCTAACATAGTGGAGGTGCTCAGGGAGGTCAAGTTGAGCCCAGAGGAGGAGCAAAAGAGTGATCTCTGTGTGCACCATGGAGAGAAACTCCTGCTCTTCTGCCAGGAGCATGGGAAGATCATTTGCTGGCTTTGCGAGCGGTCTCAGGAGCACCGTGGTCACCACACATTCCTCATGGAGGAGATTGCCCAGGAGTACAAG GAGAAGCTCCAGAAAGCTCTGGACAGTCTGATTGCAAAGCAGCAGAAAGCTGAAAAATTGGGAGCTGACCTTGAAGAGGAAACAACTTCCTGGAAG AATCTAATAGAAAATGAAAGCCAAAGTATCCAGgattattttaaagaactaaGAGGTATCCTGGACCATGAGGAGCAGAAGGAGCTGcaaaggctggaggaggaggagagtgatgTTCTCAGTTGCCTGGCCCAGGGTGGCAGTGAACTCACCAAGCAGAGCCAGTTGTTGAGAGATCTCATTTGGGATCTGCAGTGTCGGCTGCAGGGGTCAACAGCAAAGATGCTGCAG GATGTGAATGGCATCCTGCAAAG GAGTATGACCTTCACTCTGAAGAAGCCAGAAACTCTCTCCAAGAAACAAAGGAGAGTGTTCCAAGTTCCTGATCTGAGAGGGATGCTGGAAGTGTTTAATG AACTGACAGAGGCGCGCCGCTACTGGG CAAATGTGACCCTGGATCGTCGGAGGCCTAAGTCAAATATTGCTATTCCTGAGGATGAGAGAGAAGTGAGAAGTGAGTTCGGTGACTATTATCAGAAAGCACGTGGTCCATATGAGAGAGAAGATTATGACGATTATGGTGTCCTGGGATTACCGTCTATCACATCAGGGAAGCATTACTGGGAGGTAGATGTGTCACAGAAATCTGCCTGGATTTTGGGGGTATGTGtggggaaatatccttgggtat gtaaaaatcacCAGCCTGTTTGCTCTCGGTATCAACCTAGAAATGGTTACTGGGTTATAGGGTTACAGAATTATTCTGAATATCAGGCTTTTGTGGATTCTGCCTCCTCCAATCCCTCGTCCTTAACCCTGTTCCTGACCATTCCTCCCCGTCGCATTGGAGTTTTCCTAGACTACAATGATTGCACTATCTCATTTTTGAATATCACAAACCATgggtttctcatctataaattcTCTTCATGTTGCTTCAATCGGGAAATTTATCCATATTTCAATCCTATGAAATGTTCTGACTCTCTGAAACTGTGTTCTCCAAGCTCTTAA
- the LOC103303470 gene encoding tripartite motif-containing protein 5-like isoform X4: MASGVLMNIKEVVTCPICLEILTEPMSLDCGHSFCQACITANNKESMISEGESSCPVCRIRYQPENLRPSLHLANIVEVLREVKLSPEEEQKSDLCVHHGEKLLLFCQEHGKIICWLCERSQEHRGHHTFLMEEIAQEYKEKLQKALDSLIAKQQKAEKLGADLEEETTSWKNLIENESQSIQDYFKELRGILDHEEQKELQRLEEEESDVLSCLAQGGSELTKQSQLLRDLIWDLQCRLQGSTAKMLQDVNGILQRSMTFTLKKPETLSKKQRRVFQVPDLRGMLEVFNELTEARRYWANVTLDRRRPKSNIAIPEDEREVRSEFGDYYQKARGPYEREDYDDYGVLGLPSITSGKHYWEVDVSQKSAWILGVCVGKYPWPVCSRYQPRNGYWVIGLQNYSEYQAFVDSASSNPSSLTLFLTIPPRRIGVFLDYNDCTISFLNITNHGFLIYKFSSCCFNREIYPYFNPMKCSDSLKLCSPSS, from the exons ATGGCTTCAGGAGTCCTGATGAACATAAAGGAGGTGGTGACCTGCCCCATCTGCCTGGAGATCCTGACAGAACCCATGAGCCTGGACTGTGGGCACAGCTTCTGCCAAGCCTGCATCACTGCAAACAACAAGGAGTCCATGATCAGCGAAGGAGAGAGCAGCTGCCCTGTGTGCCGGATCAGGTACCAACCTGAGAATCTGCGGCCTAGTCTGCATTTGGCTAACATAGTGGAGGTGCTCAGGGAGGTCAAGTTGAGCCCAGAGGAGGAGCAAAAGAGTGATCTCTGTGTGCACCATGGAGAGAAACTCCTGCTCTTCTGCCAGGAGCATGGGAAGATCATTTGCTGGCTTTGCGAGCGGTCTCAGGAGCACCGTGGTCACCACACATTCCTCATGGAGGAGATTGCCCAGGAGTACAAG GAGAAGCTCCAGAAAGCTCTGGACAGTCTGATTGCAAAGCAGCAGAAAGCTGAAAAATTGGGAGCTGACCTTGAAGAGGAAACAACTTCCTGGAAG AATCTAATAGAAAATGAAAGCCAAAGTATCCAGgattattttaaagaactaaGAGGTATCCTGGACCATGAGGAGCAGAAGGAGCTGcaaaggctggaggaggaggagagtgatgTTCTCAGTTGCCTGGCCCAGGGTGGCAGTGAACTCACCAAGCAGAGCCAGTTGTTGAGAGATCTCATTTGGGATCTGCAGTGTCGGCTGCAGGGGTCAACAGCAAAGATGCTGCAG GATGTGAATGGCATCCTGCAAAG GAGTATGACCTTCACTCTGAAGAAGCCAGAAACTCTCTCCAAGAAACAAAGGAGAGTGTTCCAAGTTCCTGATCTGAGAGGGATGCTGGAAGTGTTTAATG AACTGACAGAGGCGCGCCGCTACTGGG CAAATGTGACCCTGGATCGTCGGAGGCCTAAGTCAAATATTGCTATTCCTGAGGATGAGAGAGAAGTGAGAAGTGAGTTCGGTGACTATTATCAGAAAGCACGTGGTCCATATGAGAGAGAAGATTATGACGATTATGGTGTCCTGGGATTACCGTCTATCACATCAGGGAAGCATTACTGGGAGGTAGATGTGTCACAGAAATCTGCCTGGATTTTGGGGGTATGTGtggggaaatatccttgg CCTGTTTGCTCTCGGTATCAACCTAGAAATGGTTACTGGGTTATAGGGTTACAGAATTATTCTGAATATCAGGCTTTTGTGGATTCTGCCTCCTCCAATCCCTCGTCCTTAACCCTGTTCCTGACCATTCCTCCCCGTCGCATTGGAGTTTTCCTAGACTACAATGATTGCACTATCTCATTTTTGAATATCACAAACCATgggtttctcatctataaattcTCTTCATGTTGCTTCAATCGGGAAATTTATCCATATTTCAATCCTATGAAATGTTCTGACTCTCTGAAACTGTGTTCTCCAAGCTCTTAA
- the LOC103303470 gene encoding tripartite motif-containing protein 5-like isoform X5, translated as MASGVLMNIKEVVTCPICLEILTEPMSLDCGHSFCQACITANNKESMISEGESSCPVCRIRYQPENLRPSLHLANIVEVLREVKLSPEEEQKSDLCVHHGEKLLLFCQEHGKIICWLCERSQEHRGHHTFLMEEIAQEYKEKLQKALDSLIAKQQKAEKLGADLEEETTSWKNLIENESQSIQDYFKELRGILDHEEQKELQRLEEEESDVLSCLAQGGSELTKQSQLLRDLIWDLQCRLQGSTAKMLQDVNGILQRSMTFTLKKPETLSKKQRRVFQVPDLRGMLEVFNANVTLDRRRPKSNIAIPEDEREVRSEFGDYYQKARGPYEREDYDDYGVLGLPSITSGKHYWEVDVSQKSAWILGVCVGKYPWVCKNHQPVCSRYQPRNGYWVIGLQNYSEYQAFVDSASSNPSSLTLFLTIPPRRIGVFLDYNDCTISFLNITNHGFLIYKFSSCCFNREIYPYFNPMKCSDSLKLCSPSS; from the exons ATGGCTTCAGGAGTCCTGATGAACATAAAGGAGGTGGTGACCTGCCCCATCTGCCTGGAGATCCTGACAGAACCCATGAGCCTGGACTGTGGGCACAGCTTCTGCCAAGCCTGCATCACTGCAAACAACAAGGAGTCCATGATCAGCGAAGGAGAGAGCAGCTGCCCTGTGTGCCGGATCAGGTACCAACCTGAGAATCTGCGGCCTAGTCTGCATTTGGCTAACATAGTGGAGGTGCTCAGGGAGGTCAAGTTGAGCCCAGAGGAGGAGCAAAAGAGTGATCTCTGTGTGCACCATGGAGAGAAACTCCTGCTCTTCTGCCAGGAGCATGGGAAGATCATTTGCTGGCTTTGCGAGCGGTCTCAGGAGCACCGTGGTCACCACACATTCCTCATGGAGGAGATTGCCCAGGAGTACAAG GAGAAGCTCCAGAAAGCTCTGGACAGTCTGATTGCAAAGCAGCAGAAAGCTGAAAAATTGGGAGCTGACCTTGAAGAGGAAACAACTTCCTGGAAG AATCTAATAGAAAATGAAAGCCAAAGTATCCAGgattattttaaagaactaaGAGGTATCCTGGACCATGAGGAGCAGAAGGAGCTGcaaaggctggaggaggaggagagtgatgTTCTCAGTTGCCTGGCCCAGGGTGGCAGTGAACTCACCAAGCAGAGCCAGTTGTTGAGAGATCTCATTTGGGATCTGCAGTGTCGGCTGCAGGGGTCAACAGCAAAGATGCTGCAG GATGTGAATGGCATCCTGCAAAG GAGTATGACCTTCACTCTGAAGAAGCCAGAAACTCTCTCCAAGAAACAAAGGAGAGTGTTCCAAGTTCCTGATCTGAGAGGGATGCTGGAAGTGTTTAATG CAAATGTGACCCTGGATCGTCGGAGGCCTAAGTCAAATATTGCTATTCCTGAGGATGAGAGAGAAGTGAGAAGTGAGTTCGGTGACTATTATCAGAAAGCACGTGGTCCATATGAGAGAGAAGATTATGACGATTATGGTGTCCTGGGATTACCGTCTATCACATCAGGGAAGCATTACTGGGAGGTAGATGTGTCACAGAAATCTGCCTGGATTTTGGGGGTATGTGtggggaaatatccttgggtat gtaaaaatcacCAGCCTGTTTGCTCTCGGTATCAACCTAGAAATGGTTACTGGGTTATAGGGTTACAGAATTATTCTGAATATCAGGCTTTTGTGGATTCTGCCTCCTCCAATCCCTCGTCCTTAACCCTGTTCCTGACCATTCCTCCCCGTCGCATTGGAGTTTTCCTAGACTACAATGATTGCACTATCTCATTTTTGAATATCACAAACCATgggtttctcatctataaattcTCTTCATGTTGCTTCAATCGGGAAATTTATCCATATTTCAATCCTATGAAATGTTCTGACTCTCTGAAACTGTGTTCTCCAAGCTCTTAA
- the LOC103303470 gene encoding tripartite motif-containing protein 5-like isoform X6, producing the protein MASGVLMNIKEVVTCPICLEILTEPMSLDCGHSFCQACITANNKESMISEGESSCPVCRIRYQPENLRPSLHLANIVEVLREVKLSPEEEQKSDLCVHHGEKLLLFCQEHGKIICWLCERSQEHRGHHTFLMEEIAQEYKEKLQKALDSLIAKQQKAEKLGADLEEETTSWKNLIENESQSIQDYFKELRGILDHEEQKELQRLEEEESDVLSCLAQGGSELTKQSQLLRDLIWDLQCRLQGSTAKMLQDVNGILQRSMTFTLKKPETLSKKQRRVFQVPDLRGMLEVFNELTEARRYWANVTLDRRRPKSNIAIPEDEREVRSEFGDYYQKARGPYEREDYDDYGVLGLPSITSGKHYWEVDVSQKSAWILGVCVGKYPWVCGGKYPSPIKMDFGKKGKNHQPVCSRYQPRNGYWVIGLQNYSEYQAFVDSASSNPSSLTLFLTIPPRRIGVFLDYNDCTISFLNITNHGFLIYKFSSCCFNREIYPYFNPMKCSDSLKLCSPSS; encoded by the exons ATGGCTTCAGGAGTCCTGATGAACATAAAGGAGGTGGTGACCTGCCCCATCTGCCTGGAGATCCTGACAGAACCCATGAGCCTGGACTGTGGGCACAGCTTCTGCCAAGCCTGCATCACTGCAAACAACAAGGAGTCCATGATCAGCGAAGGAGAGAGCAGCTGCCCTGTGTGCCGGATCAGGTACCAACCTGAGAATCTGCGGCCTAGTCTGCATTTGGCTAACATAGTGGAGGTGCTCAGGGAGGTCAAGTTGAGCCCAGAGGAGGAGCAAAAGAGTGATCTCTGTGTGCACCATGGAGAGAAACTCCTGCTCTTCTGCCAGGAGCATGGGAAGATCATTTGCTGGCTTTGCGAGCGGTCTCAGGAGCACCGTGGTCACCACACATTCCTCATGGAGGAGATTGCCCAGGAGTACAAG GAGAAGCTCCAGAAAGCTCTGGACAGTCTGATTGCAAAGCAGCAGAAAGCTGAAAAATTGGGAGCTGACCTTGAAGAGGAAACAACTTCCTGGAAG AATCTAATAGAAAATGAAAGCCAAAGTATCCAGgattattttaaagaactaaGAGGTATCCTGGACCATGAGGAGCAGAAGGAGCTGcaaaggctggaggaggaggagagtgatgTTCTCAGTTGCCTGGCCCAGGGTGGCAGTGAACTCACCAAGCAGAGCCAGTTGTTGAGAGATCTCATTTGGGATCTGCAGTGTCGGCTGCAGGGGTCAACAGCAAAGATGCTGCAG GATGTGAATGGCATCCTGCAAAG GAGTATGACCTTCACTCTGAAGAAGCCAGAAACTCTCTCCAAGAAACAAAGGAGAGTGTTCCAAGTTCCTGATCTGAGAGGGATGCTGGAAGTGTTTAATG AACTGACAGAGGCGCGCCGCTACTGGG CAAATGTGACCCTGGATCGTCGGAGGCCTAAGTCAAATATTGCTATTCCTGAGGATGAGAGAGAAGTGAGAAGTGAGTTCGGTGACTATTATCAGAAAGCACGTGGTCCATATGAGAGAGAAGATTATGACGATTATGGTGTCCTGGGATTACCGTCTATCACATCAGGGAAGCATTACTGGGAGGTAGATGTGTCACAGAAATCTGCCTGGATTTTGGGGGTATGTGtggggaaatatccttgggtatgTGGGGGGAAATATCCTTCCCCCATTAAGATGGATTttggaaaaaaaggtaaaaatcacCAGCCTGTTTGCTCTCGGTATCAACCTAGAAATGGTTACTGGGTTATAGGGTTACAGAATTATTCTGAATATCAGGCTTTTGTGGATTCTGCCTCCTCCAATCCCTCGTCCTTAACCCTGTTCCTGACCATTCCTCCCCGTCGCATTGGAGTTTTCCTAGACTACAATGATTGCACTATCTCATTTTTGAATATCACAAACCATgggtttctcatctataaattcTCTTCATGTTGCTTCAATCGGGAAATTTATCCATATTTCAATCCTATGAAATGTTCTGACTCTCTGAAACTGTGTTCTCCAAGCTCTTAA
- the LOC103303470 gene encoding tripartite motif-containing protein 5-like isoform X3, translating to MASGVLMNIKEVVTCPICLEILTEPMSLDCGHSFCQACITANNKESMISEGESSCPVCRIRYQPENLRPSLHLANIVEVLREVKLSPEEEQKSDLCVHHGEKLLLFCQEHGKIICWLCERSQEHRGHHTFLMEEIAQEYKEKLQKALDSLIAKQQKAEKLGADLEEETTSWKNLIENESQSIQDYFKELRGILDHEEQKELQRLEEEESDVLSCLAQGGSELTKQSQLLRDLIWDLQCRLQGSTAKMLQDVNGILQRSMTFTLKKPETLSKKQRRVFQVPDLRGMLEVFNELTEARRYWANVTLDRRRPKSNIAIPEDEREVRSEFGDYYQKARGPYEREDYDDYGVLGLPSITSGKHYWEVDVSQKSAWILGVCMDFGKKGKNHQPVCSRYQPRNGYWVIGLQNYSEYQAFVDSASSNPSSLTLFLTIPPRRIGVFLDYNDCTISFLNITNHGFLIYKFSSCCFNREIYPYFNPMKCSDSLKLCSPSS from the exons ATGGCTTCAGGAGTCCTGATGAACATAAAGGAGGTGGTGACCTGCCCCATCTGCCTGGAGATCCTGACAGAACCCATGAGCCTGGACTGTGGGCACAGCTTCTGCCAAGCCTGCATCACTGCAAACAACAAGGAGTCCATGATCAGCGAAGGAGAGAGCAGCTGCCCTGTGTGCCGGATCAGGTACCAACCTGAGAATCTGCGGCCTAGTCTGCATTTGGCTAACATAGTGGAGGTGCTCAGGGAGGTCAAGTTGAGCCCAGAGGAGGAGCAAAAGAGTGATCTCTGTGTGCACCATGGAGAGAAACTCCTGCTCTTCTGCCAGGAGCATGGGAAGATCATTTGCTGGCTTTGCGAGCGGTCTCAGGAGCACCGTGGTCACCACACATTCCTCATGGAGGAGATTGCCCAGGAGTACAAG GAGAAGCTCCAGAAAGCTCTGGACAGTCTGATTGCAAAGCAGCAGAAAGCTGAAAAATTGGGAGCTGACCTTGAAGAGGAAACAACTTCCTGGAAG AATCTAATAGAAAATGAAAGCCAAAGTATCCAGgattattttaaagaactaaGAGGTATCCTGGACCATGAGGAGCAGAAGGAGCTGcaaaggctggaggaggaggagagtgatgTTCTCAGTTGCCTGGCCCAGGGTGGCAGTGAACTCACCAAGCAGAGCCAGTTGTTGAGAGATCTCATTTGGGATCTGCAGTGTCGGCTGCAGGGGTCAACAGCAAAGATGCTGCAG GATGTGAATGGCATCCTGCAAAG GAGTATGACCTTCACTCTGAAGAAGCCAGAAACTCTCTCCAAGAAACAAAGGAGAGTGTTCCAAGTTCCTGATCTGAGAGGGATGCTGGAAGTGTTTAATG AACTGACAGAGGCGCGCCGCTACTGGG CAAATGTGACCCTGGATCGTCGGAGGCCTAAGTCAAATATTGCTATTCCTGAGGATGAGAGAGAAGTGAGAAGTGAGTTCGGTGACTATTATCAGAAAGCACGTGGTCCATATGAGAGAGAAGATTATGACGATTATGGTGTCCTGGGATTACCGTCTATCACATCAGGGAAGCATTACTGGGAGGTAGATGTGTCACAGAAATCTGCCTGGATTTTGGGGGTATGT ATGGATTttggaaaaaaaggtaaaaatcacCAGCCTGTTTGCTCTCGGTATCAACCTAGAAATGGTTACTGGGTTATAGGGTTACAGAATTATTCTGAATATCAGGCTTTTGTGGATTCTGCCTCCTCCAATCCCTCGTCCTTAACCCTGTTCCTGACCATTCCTCCCCGTCGCATTGGAGTTTTCCTAGACTACAATGATTGCACTATCTCATTTTTGAATATCACAAACCATgggtttctcatctataaattcTCTTCATGTTGCTTCAATCGGGAAATTTATCCATATTTCAATCCTATGAAATGTTCTGACTCTCTGAAACTGTGTTCTCCAAGCTCTTAA
- the LOC103303470 gene encoding tripartite motif-containing protein 5-like isoform X1, translating to MASGVLMNIKEVVTCPICLEILTEPMSLDCGHSFCQACITANNKESMISEGESSCPVCRIRYQPENLRPSLHLANIVEVLREVKLSPEEEQKSDLCVHHGEKLLLFCQEHGKIICWLCERSQEHRGHHTFLMEEIAQEYKEKLQKALDSLIAKQQKAEKLGADLEEETTSWKNLIENESQSIQDYFKELRGILDHEEQKELQRLEEEESDVLSCLAQGGSELTKQSQLLRDLIWDLQCRLQGSTAKMLQDVNGILQRSMTFTLKKPETLSKKQRRVFQVPDLRGMLEVFNANVTLDRRRPKSNIAIPEDEREVRSEFGDYYQKARGPYEREDYDDYGVLGLPSITSGKHYWEVDVSQKSAWILGVCVGKYPWVCGGKYPSPIKMDFGKKGKNHQPVCSRYQPRNGYWVIGLQNYSEYQAFVDSASSNPSSLTLFLTIPPRRIGVFLDYNDCTISFLNITNHGFLIYKFSSCCFNREIYPYFNPMKCSDSLKLCSPSS from the exons ATGGCTTCAGGAGTCCTGATGAACATAAAGGAGGTGGTGACCTGCCCCATCTGCCTGGAGATCCTGACAGAACCCATGAGCCTGGACTGTGGGCACAGCTTCTGCCAAGCCTGCATCACTGCAAACAACAAGGAGTCCATGATCAGCGAAGGAGAGAGCAGCTGCCCTGTGTGCCGGATCAGGTACCAACCTGAGAATCTGCGGCCTAGTCTGCATTTGGCTAACATAGTGGAGGTGCTCAGGGAGGTCAAGTTGAGCCCAGAGGAGGAGCAAAAGAGTGATCTCTGTGTGCACCATGGAGAGAAACTCCTGCTCTTCTGCCAGGAGCATGGGAAGATCATTTGCTGGCTTTGCGAGCGGTCTCAGGAGCACCGTGGTCACCACACATTCCTCATGGAGGAGATTGCCCAGGAGTACAAG GAGAAGCTCCAGAAAGCTCTGGACAGTCTGATTGCAAAGCAGCAGAAAGCTGAAAAATTGGGAGCTGACCTTGAAGAGGAAACAACTTCCTGGAAG AATCTAATAGAAAATGAAAGCCAAAGTATCCAGgattattttaaagaactaaGAGGTATCCTGGACCATGAGGAGCAGAAGGAGCTGcaaaggctggaggaggaggagagtgatgTTCTCAGTTGCCTGGCCCAGGGTGGCAGTGAACTCACCAAGCAGAGCCAGTTGTTGAGAGATCTCATTTGGGATCTGCAGTGTCGGCTGCAGGGGTCAACAGCAAAGATGCTGCAG GATGTGAATGGCATCCTGCAAAG GAGTATGACCTTCACTCTGAAGAAGCCAGAAACTCTCTCCAAGAAACAAAGGAGAGTGTTCCAAGTTCCTGATCTGAGAGGGATGCTGGAAGTGTTTAATG CAAATGTGACCCTGGATCGTCGGAGGCCTAAGTCAAATATTGCTATTCCTGAGGATGAGAGAGAAGTGAGAAGTGAGTTCGGTGACTATTATCAGAAAGCACGTGGTCCATATGAGAGAGAAGATTATGACGATTATGGTGTCCTGGGATTACCGTCTATCACATCAGGGAAGCATTACTGGGAGGTAGATGTGTCACAGAAATCTGCCTGGATTTTGGGGGTATGTGtggggaaatatccttgggtatgTGGGGGGAAATATCCTTCCCCCATTAAGATGGATTttggaaaaaaaggtaaaaatcacCAGCCTGTTTGCTCTCGGTATCAACCTAGAAATGGTTACTGGGTTATAGGGTTACAGAATTATTCTGAATATCAGGCTTTTGTGGATTCTGCCTCCTCCAATCCCTCGTCCTTAACCCTGTTCCTGACCATTCCTCCCCGTCGCATTGGAGTTTTCCTAGACTACAATGATTGCACTATCTCATTTTTGAATATCACAAACCATgggtttctcatctataaattcTCTTCATGTTGCTTCAATCGGGAAATTTATCCATATTTCAATCCTATGAAATGTTCTGACTCTCTGAAACTGTGTTCTCCAAGCTCTTAA